Proteins encoded together in one Microcebus murinus isolate Inina chromosome 18, M.murinus_Inina_mat1.0, whole genome shotgun sequence window:
- the SERPINF1 gene encoding pigment epithelium-derived factor isoform X1, giving the protein MQALVLLLWTGALLGHSSCQNTAGSPEEGSPDPDGTGAPVEEEDPFFKVPVNKLAAAVSNFGYDLYRVRSSMSPTTNVLLSPLSVATALSALSLGAEQQTESVIHRALYYDLINNPDIHGTYKELLATVTAPQKNLKSASRIVLEKKLRIKSSFVAPLEKSYGTRPRILNGNPRVDLQEINAWVQAQTKGKVARSTKEMPREISILLLGVAYFKGPWLTKFDSRKTSLKDFYLDEDRTVRVPMMSDPQAILRYGLDSDLNCKIGQLPLSGSMSIIFFLPVKVTQNLTLIEESLTSEFVQDIDRELKTVQAVLTIPKLKLSYEGEVTKSLQEMKLQSLFDSPDFSKITGKPLKLTQVEHRAGFEWNEDGAGTTPSPGLQPSHPTFPLDYHLNQPFIFVLRDTDTGALLFIGKILDPRGT; this is encoded by the exons GGCTCCCCAGACCCCGATGGCACAGGGGCACCAGTGGAGGAGGAGGACCCCTTCTTTAAGGTCCCTGTGAACAAGCTGGCAGCCGCCGTCTCCAACTTCGGCTATGACCTGTACCGTGTGCGGTCCAGCATGAGCCCCACAACCAACGTGCTCCTGTCTCCGCTCAGCGTGGCCACGGCTCTCTCTGCCCTCTCGCTGG GAGCTGAACAGCAAACGGAATCCGTCATTCACCGGGCTCTCTACTATGACTTGATCAACAACCCAGACATCCACGGCACCTACAAGGAACTCCTTGCAACTGTCACTGCCCCCCAGAAGAACCTCAAGAGTGCTTCCAGGATTGTTCTGGAGAAGA AGCTGCGCATAAAATCCAGCTTTGTGGCACCGCTGGAGAAGTCGTATGGGACCAGGCCCAGAATCCTGAATGGCAACCCCCGTGTGGACCTGCAGGAGATTAATGCCTGGGTGCAGGCCCAGACGAAGGGGAAGGTCGCCAGGTCCACGAAGGAGATGCCCAGAGAAATCAGCATCCTCCTCCTCGGTGTGGCCTACTTTAAGG GGCCGTGGCTAACAAAGTTTGACTCCAGAAAGACTTCCCTCAAGGATTTCTACTTGGATGAAGATAGGACTGTGAGGGTCCCCATGATGTCAGACCCTCAGGCTATTTTACGCTATGGCCTGGATTCTGACCTCAACTGCAAG ATTGGCCAGCTACCCTTGAGCGGAAGCATGAGTATCATCTTCTTCCTGCCTGTGAAAGTGACCCAGAACTTGACCCTGATAGAAGAGAGCCTCACCTCTGAGTTTGTTCAGGACATAGACCGAGAACTGAAGACTGTCCAAGCAGTCCTGACCATCCCCAAGCTGAAGCTGAGTTATGAAGGCGAAGTTACCAAGTCCTTGCAGGAGATGA AGCTGCAATCCTTGTTTGATTCACCAGACTTTAGCAAGATCACAGGCAAACCTCTCAAGCTTACTCAAGTGGAACACCGGGCTGGCTTCGAGTGGAATGAGGATGGGGCAGGAACTACCCCTAGTCCAGGGCTCCAGCCTTCCCACCCTACCTTCCCCCTGGACTATCACCTTAACCAACCCTTCATCTTTGTACTGAGGGACACGGACACAGGAGCCCTTCTCTTCATAGGCAAAATTCTGGACCCCAGGGGCACTTAA
- the SERPINF1 gene encoding pigment epithelium-derived factor isoform X2, producing the protein MSPTTNVLLSPLSVATALSALSLGAEQQTESVIHRALYYDLINNPDIHGTYKELLATVTAPQKNLKSASRIVLEKKLRIKSSFVAPLEKSYGTRPRILNGNPRVDLQEINAWVQAQTKGKVARSTKEMPREISILLLGVAYFKGPWLTKFDSRKTSLKDFYLDEDRTVRVPMMSDPQAILRYGLDSDLNCKIGQLPLSGSMSIIFFLPVKVTQNLTLIEESLTSEFVQDIDRELKTVQAVLTIPKLKLSYEGEVTKSLQEMKLQSLFDSPDFSKITGKPLKLTQVEHRAGFEWNEDGAGTTPSPGLQPSHPTFPLDYHLNQPFIFVLRDTDTGALLFIGKILDPRGT; encoded by the exons ATGAGCCCCACAACCAACGTGCTCCTGTCTCCGCTCAGCGTGGCCACGGCTCTCTCTGCCCTCTCGCTGG GAGCTGAACAGCAAACGGAATCCGTCATTCACCGGGCTCTCTACTATGACTTGATCAACAACCCAGACATCCACGGCACCTACAAGGAACTCCTTGCAACTGTCACTGCCCCCCAGAAGAACCTCAAGAGTGCTTCCAGGATTGTTCTGGAGAAGA AGCTGCGCATAAAATCCAGCTTTGTGGCACCGCTGGAGAAGTCGTATGGGACCAGGCCCAGAATCCTGAATGGCAACCCCCGTGTGGACCTGCAGGAGATTAATGCCTGGGTGCAGGCCCAGACGAAGGGGAAGGTCGCCAGGTCCACGAAGGAGATGCCCAGAGAAATCAGCATCCTCCTCCTCGGTGTGGCCTACTTTAAGG GGCCGTGGCTAACAAAGTTTGACTCCAGAAAGACTTCCCTCAAGGATTTCTACTTGGATGAAGATAGGACTGTGAGGGTCCCCATGATGTCAGACCCTCAGGCTATTTTACGCTATGGCCTGGATTCTGACCTCAACTGCAAG ATTGGCCAGCTACCCTTGAGCGGAAGCATGAGTATCATCTTCTTCCTGCCTGTGAAAGTGACCCAGAACTTGACCCTGATAGAAGAGAGCCTCACCTCTGAGTTTGTTCAGGACATAGACCGAGAACTGAAGACTGTCCAAGCAGTCCTGACCATCCCCAAGCTGAAGCTGAGTTATGAAGGCGAAGTTACCAAGTCCTTGCAGGAGATGA AGCTGCAATCCTTGTTTGATTCACCAGACTTTAGCAAGATCACAGGCAAACCTCTCAAGCTTACTCAAGTGGAACACCGGGCTGGCTTCGAGTGGAATGAGGATGGGGCAGGAACTACCCCTAGTCCAGGGCTCCAGCCTTCCCACCCTACCTTCCCCCTGGACTATCACCTTAACCAACCCTTCATCTTTGTACTGAGGGACACGGACACAGGAGCCCTTCTCTTCATAGGCAAAATTCTGGACCCCAGGGGCACTTAA